In Bacteroidia bacterium, one genomic interval encodes:
- a CDS encoding SRPBCC domain-containing protein — translation MKKTLFMDFSVDKEENQINVKREFAAPLKNVWAAWTESELLDQWWAPKPYKTKTKSMDFREGGMWLYAMVSPEGQKHWCRNDYEKISHHKNFNSVDSFCDEEGNINTDFPSALWETRFNASEGSTFVNVQTTYDTLADLEKILEMGVQEGLTAALENLDELLEAQTK, via the coding sequence ATGAAAAAGACACTATTTATGGATTTCTCCGTGGACAAGGAGGAAAATCAAATCAATGTAAAACGTGAATTTGCCGCGCCCCTGAAAAACGTTTGGGCCGCATGGACGGAGAGTGAATTGCTTGACCAATGGTGGGCACCCAAGCCGTATAAAACAAAGACCAAAAGCATGGATTTCCGCGAAGGTGGAATGTGGCTTTACGCAATGGTTAGCCCAGAAGGACAGAAACACTGGTGCCGCAATGATTATGAAAAAATAAGCCACCACAAAAACTTCAACTCTGTGGACTCTTTCTGTGACGAAGAAGGAAATATCAACACCGATTTTCCCAGCGCACTTTGGGAAACAAGATTTAACGCATCAGAGGGTTCTACTTTCGTAAACGTGCAAACCACCTACGATACGCTTGCCGACCTGGAAAAGATCCTCGAAATGGGCGTACAGGAAGGACTTACCGCAGCCCTTGAAAACCTCGATGAATTGCTCGAGGCTCAAACGAAATAG
- a CDS encoding alpha/beta fold hydrolase: MTNFVKSKDGTQIATTRVGRGPHLVLVDGAFCHRKFGPNEALANQLKKDFTVTIYDRRGRGESGNTLPYKVEREIEDLEAIINSLDQSVSVYGISSGAALALEAANAGLPIHKLALYEAPFIVDDSRKPLRDDYLERLQTYTESGQNGKVVSSFMKDGVGLPGFVVFMMRLMPSWKKLRKLAPTVIYDTLILGETGTGKPLSADKWPGVKVETLVISGSKSEKWAQNSMKQLATVLPNANHLSLRGQTHMVKPKVLAPELIRFFSR; this comes from the coding sequence ATGACGAATTTTGTAAAATCAAAAGATGGGACCCAGATTGCCACTACCCGTGTTGGCAGAGGGCCTCATCTTGTTTTGGTGGACGGAGCATTCTGCCATCGGAAGTTCGGACCAAATGAAGCGCTTGCCAATCAATTAAAGAAAGACTTCACGGTGACGATCTATGACCGGAGAGGACGTGGAGAAAGCGGAAACACCTTGCCCTACAAAGTGGAGCGGGAAATTGAGGACTTGGAAGCCATCATAAACAGTTTGGATCAATCCGTTTCGGTTTATGGGATCTCATCCGGAGCAGCGCTGGCTTTGGAGGCAGCAAATGCAGGTCTTCCCATTCACAAGCTGGCGCTATACGAAGCCCCATTTATAGTGGATGATTCGCGGAAGCCGCTTCGTGACGATTATTTAGAAAGGCTCCAAACCTACACTGAGAGCGGACAGAATGGCAAAGTGGTGTCGAGTTTTATGAAGGATGGCGTAGGCCTGCCGGGATTTGTCGTATTCATGATGCGCCTGATGCCTTCTTGGAAAAAGCTCAGAAAACTCGCCCCTACTGTGATTTACGATACGCTCATATTAGGCGAAACGGGAACCGGTAAACCATTGAGCGCAGATAAATGGCCGGGTGTAAAAGTGGAGACTTTGGTAATCAGTGGCAGCAAGAGCGAAAAATGGGCGCAAAACTCGATGAAGCAATTGGCAACGGTCCTTCCCAACGCAAATCACCTCAGTCTTCGTGGTCAGACACACATGGTTAAGCCAAAGGTGTTGGCCCCGGAACTGATCAGGTTTTTCAGCAGATAA
- a CDS encoding bifunctional 3,4-dihydroxy-2-butanone-4-phosphate synthase/GTP cyclohydrolase II: MESNQTSGNPPNETSNQFNSIPDAIEDIKAGKMVIVVDDEDRENEGDLVTAARNATPELINFMAKEARGLICAPLVESRCEELNLDLMVSDNTALHETPFTVSIDLKGHGTTTGISVSDRAKTVKALVDPEIKGSDFARPGHIFPLKAKEGGVLRRTGHTEAAIDLARLAGFEPAGLIVEIMNDDGSMARLPQLLKMAKKHKLKIISIKDLINYRLKTETLIERVIEVNMPTEYGDFLLRAYRQTTTGEVHLALIKGTWDEEEPVLVRVHSSCVTGDIFGSFRCDCGPQLHHAMQMVQQEGKGVVLYMNQEGRGIGLVNKLRAYQLQEQGMDTVEANLHLGFKMDQRDYGVGAQILRDLGIKKMRLLTNNPSKRAGILGYGLEIVERVPVEIDPNEHNEIYLQTKRDKMGHQILDMKKKVQDSGKDSDK; the protein is encoded by the coding sequence ATGGAGTCGAATCAAACATCTGGAAACCCACCCAACGAAACCAGTAATCAATTTAATTCTATTCCTGATGCCATTGAGGATATAAAGGCAGGGAAGATGGTGATTGTGGTGGATGATGAAGACCGCGAAAACGAGGGTGACCTGGTTACAGCCGCCCGGAATGCCACCCCTGAGCTAATCAATTTTATGGCTAAGGAAGCCCGGGGCCTCATTTGCGCGCCTCTGGTTGAGAGCCGCTGCGAAGAGCTTAATCTTGACCTCATGGTGAGCGACAATACTGCACTGCACGAAACCCCTTTTACCGTTTCCATTGATCTGAAAGGACACGGAACGACCACGGGCATCTCCGTTTCTGACCGGGCTAAGACGGTGAAGGCGCTGGTAGACCCCGAAATTAAGGGAAGCGATTTTGCGCGGCCGGGGCATATTTTCCCATTAAAAGCTAAGGAAGGAGGCGTACTTAGACGCACCGGCCACACCGAAGCTGCCATTGATCTGGCAAGGCTCGCAGGCTTTGAACCTGCCGGGCTCATCGTGGAAATTATGAATGATGACGGCTCTATGGCGCGGCTTCCCCAGCTTCTTAAAATGGCCAAAAAGCATAAGCTCAAGATTATTTCCATCAAAGATCTGATCAACTACCGGTTGAAGACGGAAACCCTGATAGAGCGGGTGATCGAGGTAAATATGCCTACAGAGTATGGCGATTTCCTTTTGCGCGCCTACCGCCAAACGACCACCGGAGAAGTACACCTGGCCCTGATAAAAGGAACATGGGATGAAGAAGAACCTGTATTGGTCCGTGTGCATTCCTCCTGCGTTACAGGCGATATTTTCGGCTCTTTCCGCTGCGACTGCGGGCCACAATTGCATCATGCCATGCAGATGGTTCAGCAGGAAGGAAAAGGCGTAGTGCTGTATATGAATCAGGAGGGCCGGGGAATCGGGCTGGTAAATAAACTGCGCGCGTACCAACTTCAGGAACAGGGAATGGACACTGTGGAGGCCAACCTTCATCTCGGATTTAAAATGGACCAGCGCGATTATGGCGTGGGCGCCCAAATACTCCGAGATCTCGGCATAAAGAAGATGAGGCTCCTCACCAACAATCCATCAAAACGCGCAGGAATTTTAGGCTACGGCCTTGAGATCGTGGAGCGTGTGCCGGTGGAAATAGATCCTAATGAGCACAACGAAATATACCTGCAAACCAAGCGGGATAAGATGGGGCATCAAATATTGGATATGAAAAAGAAGGTGCAGGATTCCGGAAAGGATTCCGACAAATGA
- a CDS encoding glycosyltransferase: MIWEILFWFSVACLLHSYFFYPVVLWVLGRSKQFGHAVFSESDPALPTVSILLAAYNEEKVIAEKIRSTFRTSYPHHKIEMLIGSDASTDATNAIIRECEKEFPHLQLVNFPGRTGKAGIINELSKRAKNEVFILTDANVFFEEETIFHLTKHYKEKEITLVGGNILNAEFKKDGISFQEKAYLATENRMKYYEGILWGTMIGAFGGCYSIRRSHYHPVPPRFFMDDFYITMHALEDGGKAVNELEAVCFEDVSNKISEEFRRKVRISIGNFQNLGRFAGLLWPPFTGLSFSFFSHKVLRWLGPFFILVALLGSGMLSGQNQFYRLAFIVQLVLIAIPVLDLLFRKLGLHLVLLRFISHFYLMNLALLTGFLRFIYGVESNIWKPTQRNQ; the protein is encoded by the coding sequence ATGATTTGGGAGATTCTTTTCTGGTTCAGCGTTGCATGCCTGCTTCATTCCTACTTTTTTTATCCGGTAGTGCTGTGGGTGCTGGGCCGTAGCAAACAGTTTGGCCATGCTGTTTTTTCAGAGAGTGATCCGGCACTTCCCACCGTTTCAATACTGCTGGCAGCCTATAACGAAGAGAAAGTGATAGCAGAGAAGATCCGCAGCACTTTCCGCACTTCATACCCGCATCATAAAATAGAAATGCTGATCGGTTCGGATGCCTCAACCGATGCGACCAACGCCATCATAAGAGAGTGCGAAAAGGAATTCCCGCATTTGCAACTTGTCAATTTTCCGGGACGAACAGGCAAGGCCGGCATTATCAATGAACTGTCAAAACGGGCCAAAAACGAAGTATTCATATTGACAGATGCCAATGTATTTTTTGAAGAAGAAACCATTTTTCATCTCACAAAACATTACAAGGAAAAAGAAATAACTCTGGTGGGTGGAAATATTTTAAATGCTGAATTTAAAAAGGATGGTATTTCATTTCAGGAGAAAGCATATCTGGCTACGGAAAACCGGATGAAATATTATGAAGGCATTTTATGGGGAACTATGATCGGAGCTTTTGGCGGATGCTATTCCATTCGGAGGAGCCACTACCATCCCGTTCCTCCCCGCTTTTTCATGGACGATTTTTACATCACTATGCACGCACTGGAAGATGGAGGCAAAGCAGTAAATGAACTGGAAGCGGTTTGTTTTGAAGATGTTTCCAATAAAATCTCAGAGGAATTCAGGAGAAAGGTGCGCATTTCAATCGGCAATTTTCAGAACCTGGGACGCTTTGCGGGATTGCTCTGGCCGCCCTTTACAGGATTGAGCTTTTCCTTTTTTTCACATAAAGTTCTACGCTGGCTGGGGCCGTTCTTTATTCTTGTTGCCTTGCTCGGAAGTGGAATGCTCTCCGGCCAAAACCAGTTCTATCGACTGGCGTTCATTGTTCAGCTTGTGCTCATTGCCATTCCTGTCCTGGACCTTCTTTTCAGGAAATTGGGCCTGCATCTGGTGCTGCTCCGTTTCATTTCCCATTTCTATTTAATGAATTTAGCCTTGTTAACAGGCTTTTTAAGATTTATCTATGGAGTCGAATCAAACATCTGGAAACCCACCCAACGAAACCAGTAA
- a CDS encoding glycosyltransferase family 4 protein, protein MRILQLCNRVPWPPKDGGAIGMYNFTKSYHALGCEVSMLAINTPKHYIAPAFFPPEFATLADIQTVDVDTRIKPLDAFLNIFSTSSYNIVRFDDAAYREALTGILKQKQFDVVHVDGLFMSMYANTVREHSDALLVMRAHNVEHIIWQRMAETEKPGLKKQYLRLLARRLRKYEEQKLNEFDALLPISEVDDKMLREMGSKVKHITVPAGVDPDKFRADFSKMEFPSLFHLGALDWLPNQQAVRWFLQEVWPEVSRKFPELSFHIAGRHIPEWVKQTDLENVIVAGEVDDAAAFMNSKAIMIVPLLSGSGVRLKVLEGMALGKAIVSTTVGAEGIEYRPSQDILIADSKDEFIKHISYLVENRESLLKLGQNAIGLIEQKYTNRQIVKDLLAKYESLIG, encoded by the coding sequence GTGCGAATCCTTCAACTGTGTAACCGTGTTCCCTGGCCGCCAAAAGATGGTGGGGCCATTGGCATGTACAATTTCACCAAAAGCTATCATGCGCTTGGCTGTGAAGTATCCATGCTGGCGATCAACACACCTAAGCATTATATCGCCCCGGCTTTTTTCCCACCGGAATTTGCAACGCTGGCCGACATTCAAACTGTGGATGTGGATACCCGCATAAAACCACTGGATGCCTTTCTGAATATTTTCTCAACATCATCCTATAATATCGTTCGATTCGATGATGCGGCTTACCGGGAGGCTTTAACCGGGATTTTAAAGCAAAAGCAATTCGATGTAGTGCATGTGGACGGGCTTTTCATGAGCATGTATGCAAATACGGTTCGGGAACATTCTGACGCTTTGCTGGTAATGCGGGCACACAATGTGGAGCATATAATATGGCAACGGATGGCCGAAACCGAAAAGCCGGGTCTGAAGAAACAATACCTTCGGTTGCTGGCCCGCAGACTACGGAAATATGAGGAGCAAAAGCTGAATGAATTTGATGCACTGCTTCCGATCTCGGAGGTGGACGACAAAATGCTCAGGGAGATGGGCAGCAAAGTGAAACACATCACAGTACCGGCAGGAGTAGACCCTGATAAGTTCCGGGCGGATTTCAGCAAAATGGAATTTCCATCGCTTTTTCATCTTGGCGCCCTGGACTGGCTGCCCAACCAGCAGGCCGTGCGGTGGTTTCTGCAGGAGGTATGGCCGGAAGTTTCCCGCAAATTTCCGGAGCTCAGCTTCCATATCGCTGGAAGGCACATCCCGGAATGGGTTAAGCAAACGGATCTGGAGAATGTAATAGTGGCAGGCGAGGTGGATGATGCAGCGGCCTTCATGAATAGCAAAGCCATAATGATAGTACCTTTGCTTTCAGGTAGCGGAGTGCGGCTAAAAGTGCTGGAAGGCATGGCGCTGGGAAAGGCAATAGTCTCTACTACAGTAGGTGCTGAAGGAATTGAATATAGGCCAAGCCAGGACATTCTCATTGCTGACAGCAAGGATGAGTTTATAAAGCACATCAGCTATCTGGTGGAAAACCGGGAGAGCCTGCTGAAGTTGGGTCAAAATGCCATTGGATTGATTGAACAGAAATATACTAACCGCCAGATTGTGAAAGATTTATTGGCAAAATATGAATCGCTAATTGGATGA